A region of Liolophura sinensis isolate JHLJ2023 chromosome 8, CUHK_Ljap_v2, whole genome shotgun sequence DNA encodes the following proteins:
- the LOC135472476 gene encoding coiled-coil domain-containing protein 22 homolog, whose protein sequence is MEEVDKIIVHSLRGVGCELDDEIQSLRGFSTEMIVEAVARCLRIINNDSELSTTLPGGMSAKFRVGTSLANALTDLGYRGEIGYQTFLYSNETDIRKVLMFLVEKLPKESEEGGEEILGSSALLQRAISAEVSKRLHSPWGPACLRERGVSWRGSPPSWCQEDEGSFQQFHSWLLTVPQDVTNISKKIPKGTKRYFDNFLPFVTNLPLKHSDVSSSVLEHNGRCVSAQQEWETEWNRSGLASGLTEEGYRLKKKQKIMKRVGDQLRQSLQKARVAEAASESQNLQQLLDSLSGRSGASRTKGSRFTHTEKLQFAQDDKAIAQLGGGETPRADTEEELKAKREDEIKRLNNELNNVTNELDKLELNCQKFRTNMQQMEDQIRQQEIKNTSEEESFIVKKRTMDLLPDAAENIAKLQSVVESSTQRLVSLANQWEQHRAPLLQQYRDLKDINSQKQSEAQQKLEQIKEFRERMKAVADEARSKEELHKQLLSEYERMTKDVNRSAYTRKIMEILSNIKKQKSEIEKVLIDTKAIQKEINQLSGKLDRTFTVTDELIFRDAKKDEAVKKAYKCLAALHENCDLLIDTVEETGGIMREIRELEDQIEIEGKKKILANLEKITEDFQQMKKENMTLMAKLKGSS, encoded by the exons ATGGAGGAGGTGGACAAAATAATCGTTCACTCCTTGCGAGGAGTTGGTTG TGAGTTAGATGATGAGATTCAGTCGCTGCGAGGTTTCTCCACAGAGATGATTGTTGAAGCTGTGGCTCGTTGTTTGAGAATTATCAACAATGACTCAGAACTCTCTACAACGCTCCCCGGTGGCATGTCTGCTAAGTTCCGCGTCGGAACCAGTCTCGCCAATGCATTGACG GATTTAGGGTATCGGGGAGAGATTGGCTACCAAACTTTTCTCTACTCAAACGAGACTGATATTCGAAAAGTGTTGATGTTCCTGGTGGAAAAATTACCAAAAGAATCTGAGGAAGGAGGAGAAGAAATATTAG GTTCATCTGCACTACTTCAGAGAGCGATCTCAGCAGAGGTGTCCAAACGTTTGCATTCTCCGTGGGGACCAGCCTGCTTACGAGAGAGGGGTGTCAGCTGGAGGGGCAGTCCACCTAGCTGGTGTCAGGAG GATGAAGGTTCATTTCAACAGTTCCATTCCTGGCTATTGACTGTTCCACAAGATGTGACGAATATTAGTAAAAAAATACCTAAAG GAACCAAGCGGTATTTTGACAACTTTCTTCCATTTGTGACCAATCTTCCCCTGAAGCACAGTGATGTGTCTTCGTCTGTGTTAGAACACAATGGGCGCTGTGTGTCAGCTCAGCAAGAGTGGGAAACAGAGTGGAACCGATCAGGTCTTGCGTCAGGCCTCACAGAAGAG GGCTATAGGCTAAAGAAGAAGCAGAAGATTATGAAGAGAGTTGGAGACCAACTGAGGCAGAGTCTACAGAAAGCGCGCGTAGCTGAGGCGGCCAGTGAGAGTCAGAACCTGCAGCAGCTTCTGGACTCCCTCAGTGGACGTTCAGGGGCGAGCAGGACAAAAGGCTCACGATTCACACATACAGAAAAGTTACAGTTTGCACAA gATGATAAAGCCATTGCTCAGTTAGGTGGTGGAGAGACGCCCAGGGCAGATACAGAAGAG GAATTGAAGGCCAAACGTGAAGATGAAATCAAACGCTTAAACAATGAACTTAACAATGTAACCAATGAATTAGATAAACTGGAATTAAACTGCCAAAAATTCAGAACAAACATGCAGCAAATGGAGGATCAAATACGTCAGCAAGAGATCAAAAACACTTCTGAGGAGGAATCATTCATAGTTAAAAAACGCACTATGGATTTGCTACCTGATGCAGCAGAGAATATTGCCAAGTTACAG TCTGTGGTGGAGTCAAGCACTCAGAGATTGGTCAGTCTAGCTAACCAGTGGGAACAACACAGGGCTCCTCTCTTACAGCAGTACAGAGACCTCAAGGATATCAACTCTCAGAAACAG TCTGAAGCCCAGCAGAAATTAGAACAGATCAAGGAGTTCCGGGAGAGGATGAAAGCTGTAGCAGATGAGGCAAGAAGCAAGGAAGAACTGCACAAACAGCTG CTGTCAGAATATGAGAGAATGACGAAAGACGTCAACAGATCAGCTTATACAAGAAAGATCATGGAAATATTGTCAAACATTAAGAAGCAGAAATCTGAAATTGAAAAG GTACTAATTGACACAAAAGCAATACAAAAGGAGATTAATCAGCTATCGGGGAAACTGGATCGAACTTTCACCGTGACAGACGAACTCATCTTTAGG GATGCGAAGAAGGATGAAGCTGTGAAGAAGGCATACAAGTGTTTGGCAGCATTACATGAG AACTGTGACCTGCTGATTGACACTGTGGAGGAGACAGGAGGAATCATGAGGGAGATTCGAGAGCTGGAGGATCAG ATTGAGATAGAGGGCAAGAAGAAGATATTGGCCAATCTGGAGAAGATAACAGAGGATTTCCAACAgatgaagaaagaaaatatgaCCTTGATGGCGAAATTAAAAGGAAGTTCCTAG
- the LOC135473134 gene encoding mitochondria-eating protein-like, producing MSESLRRLVNIGSFRILQDKLDRWYDDYNINTCDQNVAACCEIVELNSKVQGQLFKILSLTASEGGTYAGADIIKYRLLPWLGQNFFTSGSSYSSDSLAETAAKNRELDQLQEMYENSLQRVEEELKLARAEVEDLKDELADANDELIKLRALTGRVDTYKSQIRSLKDDLLVNSFSSSKLSRDNSYHYASRSSSVLSLDDPVQRVRQHNLISRFNDMFAQDRLDAMDTLRRYSDDHENNQRILFSAIYEAFSVAKLAFRQFKMKVRANLAATHIGPETLEEAVQDYINRNTDLYDLPGMVSDVIRSLNRNIKIFLPLDTSFAIIQPYIREACKLAWQMSALAHPLDIKVASDAELYDDMSYRRSYDSEYTAPLVNHHVWPCLVQGSKVLMKGEAVTRRGASLGSSRRPRSPTSFDSPSRSRSMSRGRSASPSARSRSLSPRRSTSPFRR from the exons ATGTCGGAATCGCTCAGACGACTCGTGAATATTGGTTCTTTTAGAATCTTACAAGACAAGCTTGACAGATGGTATGATGACTATAAT ATCAACACCTGTGACCAGAATGTTGCGGCATGCTGTGAGATAGTGGAACTGAACTCTAAAGTTCAGGGTCAGCTGTTTAAAATACTCAGTCTGACAGCCTCTGAGG GTGGTACCTACGCTGGGGCTGATATCATAAAGTACCGACTGTTGCCATGGCTGGGACAGAACTTTTTCACCTCTGGCAGCAGTTACAGCAGCGATTCCCTGGCAGAGACGGCTGCCAAGAATCGCGAGCTGGATCAGCTGCAGGAAATGTATGAGAACTCATTACAGCGTGTGGAGGAGGAGCTTAAGCTAGCGAGGGCAGAGGTGGAGGATCTGAAAGATGA GTTAGCTGATGCCAATGATGAACTGATCAAGCTGCGTGCATTGACTGGCAGGGTCGACACTTACAAGTCACAAATCCGCAGCTTGAAGGATGACCTCTTGGTTAATTCCTTTTCCTCCTCCAAGCTGAGCCGAGACAA CTCGTACCATTACGCCTCACGCTCCTCATCTGTACTCTCATTGGATGATCCTGTACAGAGAGTTCGTCAGCATAACCTTATCTCCCGTTTCAACGACATGTTTGCTCAGGACCGGCTGGATGCCATGGATACCCTGAGGCGGTACTCAGATGATCATGAGAACAACCAAAGAATTCTCTTCTCTGCAATTTAT GAGGCATTCAGCGTGGCAAAGCTTGCATTCCGTCAGTTTAAGATGAAGGTGCGAGCTAACTTAGCAGCCACTCACATAGGGCCTGAGACCCTGGAGGAAGCCGTACAAGACTACATAAACCGTAACACTGACCTCTACGACCTTCCAGGAATGGTCTCG GATGTGATTCGCAGCCTCAACCGTAACATCAAGATCTTCTTGCCACTGGACACAAGCTTTGCTATCATCCAGCCATACATCCGTGAGGCGTGTAAGCTGGCCTGGCAGATGAGTGCCCTGGCTCACCCATTAGACATCAAGGTTGCCTCTGATGCAGAACTCTATGATGATATGAG CTACCGTCGCAGCTACGACTCTGAGTACACTGCCCCACTGGTGAACCATCATGTCTGGCCGTGCCTGGTCCAGGGGAGTAAAGTTCTGATGAAGGGAGAGGCTGTCACCCGCAGGGGAGCCTCGTTG GGATCCTCCAGACGCCCCCGTAGCCCCACCTCCTTCGACAGCCCATCCCGCAGCCGCTCCATGAGTCGCGGACGCTCCGCCAGCCCTTCTGCACGCAGTCGCTCTTTGAGTCCACGCAGATCCACCAGCCCTTTCCGACGATAA